A genome region from Panicum virgatum strain AP13 chromosome 4K, P.virgatum_v5, whole genome shotgun sequence includes the following:
- the LOC120704303 gene encoding uncharacterized protein LOC120704303, which produces MEAPRYLSDIFPQEAAGLSWIPDGMDPNSSYRLAVRVGAYVKINDDGSREYCEALNIAKILDRDISNWDDMLNELATDINLGCNHKLRVTYWDKMSRNYEEITSDQKLLHAIDMYWEIRRLSLQVCVIKKNDSEFMHDVGRQESMPCVLQGSTDAPAKQINAQPPLEIASPLLELQNQNSAAVPWVDDDIEYVGLDDEDPFKTLLSDSSDSENNGDVECVGLEDDLVVDDAWGCETIIHVTDLDNPTIAVGIIFGDGDTFKKAIRQYAIKGEYEIAAAYSESTRYRGYCKAEGCKWKIHASKMQGESTWKIKKIPFEHTCHSTGKVEKNSMATNHWVRDRVLNWLTKDPTIGAAALKKRLEEEYHLQLSYYVVWDGRNMALEQLKGKWDDSFEHAFSFKAEVETTNPGSLVDIEYEQVGNKMRFTRMFVALKSCVDGFLNGCRPFLGVDSTHLTGKWKGQLASATSIDGHNWMFPVSYGVFGSETTENWLWFFSRLHQAIGSPPGLVISTDAGKGIDSAVTQVFKNGVEHRECMRHLVANFQKRFRGEVFEKHLWPACRAFQRHRFEEHYDLMYEACPEAMKWIHENHKHLWTRHLFSEASKCDYVTNNIAETFNSWIRQEKSLPVIDLMDRIRQLLMQKMFLRRKIARKLKDKMLPNIMKDLNSRSRGLKYMWRYSHKDGGQNDEMLGEVEGVTKDLVHWRHTVDLQERKCTCRRWQVTGLPCTHALCIITSIRGCNIEGYVHEYYSVAKFKKAYEKSVKPMTDSKQWPKVDPGFKLWPPILKRAAGRPRKRRYKSAAEGGTVRRTTKCTRCKQFGHMAKTCNEYVYDSDAPPPAPPKPKKKRGKKSVTVVPSSVVASLQEQPSRADPFATPTRAISCASTPSPVTRSMSRKLLELEPSTPTRAIATVSTPSPMTRSRKRILELEDIIEPVASQTTSPVAIEKGKAKKIEGCQVQEKLECAEKT; this is translated from the exons ATGGAGGCTCCACGATACCTCAGCGACATTTTCCCACAGGAGGCGGCCGGCCTTTCGTGGATTCCTGATGG GATGGATCCCAATTCGTCCTACAGGCTTGCTGTTCGTGTAGGCGCTTATGTTAAAATTAATGATGATGGCAGTCGTGAGTATTGTGAGGCTCTTAACATTGCTAAGATCTTAGACAGGGATATCTCGAATTGGGATGATATGCTAAATGAACTTGCAACAGACATTAACCTAGGGTGTAACCACAAGTTGCGTGTCACCTATTGGGACAAAATGAGTCGTAACTATGAAGAAATTACATCTGATCAGAAATTGTTGCATGCAATTGACATGTATTGGGAGATAAGAAGACTCTCATTGCAAGTGTGTGTTATCAAAAAGAATGATTCTGAATTTATGCATGATGTTGGGCGGCAGGAGAGCATGCCTTGTGTTTTACAAGGAAGCACTGATGCCCCAGCCAAACAAATTAATGCCCAACCTCCACTTGAAATTGCATCACCTCTTCTGGAGTTGCAAAATCAGAATAGTGCTGCAGTGCCTTGGGTGGATGATGATATAGAGTATGTCGGTTTGGATGATGAGGATCCTTTCAAAACTTTGCTTTCTGATTCATCCGATTCTGAAAATAATGGTGATGTGGAGTGTGTTGGCTTGGAGGACGATCTAGTTGTTGACGATGCATGGGGTTGTGAGACTATTATCCATGTGACTGACTTAGACAACCCAACAATAGCAGTTGGTATAATTTTTGGGGATGGTGATACTTTCAAAAAGGCTATTAGACAATATGCAATAAAAGGTGAATATGAAATTGCAGCTGCCTATTCTGAGTCGACAAGGTATCGTGGTTATTGCAAAGCTGAAGGGTGCAAGTGGAAGATACATGCTTCCAAGATGCAAGGTGAAAGTACATGGAAG ATAAAGAAGATACCATTTGAACACACTTGTCACAGCACCGGAAAAGTTGAGAAGAATAGCATGGCAACCAACCACTGGGTCAGGGACAGGGTTCTTAATTGGCTTACAAAGGATCCTACAATTGGAGCTGCAGCATTGAAGAAAAGACTGGAAGAAGAGTATCACTTGCAGCTGTCATATTATGTAGTGTGGGATGGTAGAAATATGGCTTTAGAACAACTCAAAGGCAAGTGGGATGATAGTTTTGAGCATGCTTTCAGTTTCAAGGCTGAGGTGGAGACAACCAATCCAGGCAGTTTGGTGGATATTGAATATGAGCAAGTTGGAAATAAGATGAGATTTACAAGAATGTTTGTTGCCCTGAAATCTTGTGTGGATGGTTTCCTGAATGGTTGCAGGCCATTTCTCGGTGTGGATTCTACCCATTTGACTGGAAAATGGAAGGGTCAACTTGCATCCGCAACTTCTATTGATGGGCACAATTGGATGTTTCCTGTGAGTTATGGTGTATTTGGATCAGAGACAACTGAAAATTGGTTATGGTTTTTCAGCAGACTTCATCAAGCTATTGGATCACCTCCAGGTCTAGTGATCTCAACAGATGCAGGCAAAGGAATTGATTCAGCTGTTACACAAGTCTTCAAAAATGGGGTGGAACATAGAGAGTGCATGAGGCACTTAGTCGCAAATTTCCAAAAGCGATTTCGAGGTGAGGTCTTCGAGAAGCACTTATGGCCAGCATGTAGAGCTTTTcaaaggcacaggtttgaagaGCACTACGATCTGATGTATGAAGCCTGTCCTGAAGCTATGAAGTGGATACATGAAAACCATAAGCACCTTTGGACAAGGCATTTATTCTCTGAGGCAAGCAAATGTGACTATGTAACAAATAACATAGCTGAAACATTCAACAGCTGGATCAGGCAAGAAAAATCCCTACCTGTAATTGATCTTATGGATAGGATAAGACAGCTATTGATGCAGAAAATGTTCTTGAGAAGAAAAATTGCACGGAAGCTTAAAGATAAGATGTTGCCTAACATCATGAAGGATCTCAACTCAAGGAGTAGGGGGCTGAAATATATGTGGAGGTATTCACACAAAGATGGTGGTCAAAATGATGAGATGTTAGGTGAAGTCGAAGGTGTTACAAAGGATCTAGTTCATTGGAGGCATACTGTTGATCTTCAAGAGAGGAAGTGTACCTGCAGGCGTTGGCAAGTTACTGGTCTTCCATGTACACATGCCTTGTGTATTATCACCTCAATTCGAGGTTGTAATATCGAAGGCTATGTTCATGAGTACTACTCTGTTGCCAAGTTCAAGAAAGCCTATGAGAAGAGTGTGAAGCCAATGACAGATAGCAAACAATGGCCTAAAGTTGACCCTGGGTTTAAGTTGTGGCCTCCAATTCTAAAGAGGGCAGCAGGAAGACCAAGGAAGAGAAGGTACAAATCAGCTGCAGAAGGAGGAACTGTAAGAAGAACCACAAAATGCACAAGATGCAAACAGTTTGGACATATGGCAAAAACATGCAATGAATACGTATATGATTCTGATGCCCCACCACCTGCTCCTCCAAAGCCAAAGAAAAAGCGAGGCAAGAAAAGTGTCACTGTAGTACCATCTAGTGTTGTTGCCTCGCTGCAAGAACAACCATCACGTGCTGATCCATT CGCTACACCAACTAGAGCCATCAGTTGTGCTTCTACACCAAGCCCTGTGACAAGAAG CATGTCAAGGAAGTTGTTGGAACTAGAGCCATCTACACCAACTAGAGCAATCGCTACAGTTTCTACACCGAGCCCTATGACAAGGAG CCGCAAAAGGATACTAGAACTTGAAGACATCATAGAGCCAGTTGCTTCTCAAACCACATCTCCAGTTGCTATTGAGAAGGGAAaggcaaaaaaaattgaaggttGTCAGGTCCAGGAAAAATTAGAGTGTGCTGAAAAAACATGA